Proteins encoded by one window of Actinocorallia herbida:
- a CDS encoding collagen-binding domain-containing protein, which produces MKINYTVRGVLGIAIAGALAAAVGGIAVGAVGESPGAVPYAPVDPMADARGFNVVVEGNARVTGNENEATMAIGGNLSIGGTYNVGNEGRGGFTFPGDAAATALVVGGRVNFADSVAGGVVRVLDNGYLKVGDVSNGDVLVTDANNALRDTREVPDGAGYDATPHVELTTRQPVASVSAATGLDFAALFGEFRARSAELAECENTVILRDTAGDPLPDQDTVPTQSNLRIELTEGVTNVLNITAENLANIASITYSPVPSADTPLLVNVDTTGVGDTFTWPVNTDNIAGPQAPYILWNFPTATSITMPESGADSLEGTLYAPNAHLTDLDSSNIEGDIVVAELTHGSATANGGEFHYFPFAATLDCGASPSPSPTVTTPTPTVTPTPTTVPIADGGLVVEKRADRTHADVGDIIDFTITARNVTDQTRAETLTDDLSDLLQFASVVGTPTASLPELTFDSPLLTWNGDLDPGESVTISYTVRATAEGEIHNVVTWPGGSECLEVWVWDRDRPYPSGEHHPSGRPRPGAHCNPGGNGVPEDPNHWHLSRPPQ; this is translated from the coding sequence ATGAAGATCAACTACACCGTCCGCGGCGTGCTGGGCATCGCCATCGCGGGCGCGCTCGCCGCAGCGGTCGGTGGGATCGCCGTCGGCGCCGTCGGCGAGTCCCCGGGCGCCGTGCCCTACGCGCCCGTCGACCCGATGGCCGACGCCCGGGGCTTCAACGTCGTCGTCGAGGGGAACGCCCGCGTCACCGGCAACGAGAACGAGGCGACGATGGCGATCGGCGGGAACCTGTCGATCGGGGGGACCTACAACGTCGGCAACGAGGGGAGAGGCGGGTTCACGTTCCCCGGGGACGCCGCGGCGACGGCCCTGGTCGTCGGGGGCCGGGTGAACTTCGCGGACAGCGTCGCCGGTGGTGTCGTGCGGGTCCTGGACAACGGGTACCTGAAGGTCGGCGACGTCTCCAACGGGGACGTCCTCGTCACCGACGCCAACAACGCGCTGCGGGACACCCGGGAGGTGCCCGACGGCGCCGGGTACGACGCCACCCCGCACGTGGAGCTGACGACGCGGCAGCCGGTCGCCTCCGTCAGCGCGGCCACGGGCCTGGACTTCGCCGCCCTGTTCGGGGAGTTCCGCGCCAGGTCCGCCGAACTCGCCGAGTGCGAGAACACCGTGATCCTGCGCGACACCGCGGGGGACCCGCTCCCCGACCAGGACACGGTGCCCACGCAGAGCAACCTCAGGATCGAACTGACCGAGGGCGTCACCAACGTCCTGAACATCACCGCCGAGAACCTGGCGAACATCGCGAGCATCACCTACTCCCCGGTGCCGTCGGCGGACACGCCGCTGCTGGTCAACGTCGACACCACCGGGGTGGGCGACACGTTCACCTGGCCGGTCAACACCGACAACATCGCGGGCCCGCAGGCGCCCTACATCCTCTGGAACTTCCCGACCGCCACCTCCATCACCATGCCGGAGAGCGGCGCCGACAGCCTTGAGGGCACCCTGTACGCGCCGAACGCGCACCTGACCGACCTCGACTCCTCCAACATCGAGGGCGACATCGTCGTCGCGGAGCTCACGCACGGTTCGGCCACGGCCAACGGCGGCGAGTTCCACTACTTCCCGTTCGCGGCGACCCTCGACTGCGGGGCGAGCCCGAGTCCGAGCCCGACGGTGACGACGCCCACCCCCACGGTGACGCCCACGCCGACGACCGTGCCGATCGCGGACGGCGGCCTGGTCGTCGAGAAGCGGGCGGACCGGACGCACGCCGACGTCGGGGACATCATCGACTTCACCATCACCGCGCGGAACGTCACCGACCAGACCCGCGCGGAGACCCTGACCGATGACCTGTCCGACCTGCTCCAGTTCGCCTCCGTCGTCGGCACCCCGACGGCGTCCCTGCCCGAGCTGACCTTCGACTCGCCCCTGCTCACCTGGAACGGCGACCTGGACCCGGGTGAGAGCGTCACCATCTCCTACACGGTCCGGGCGACGGCCGAGGGGGAGATCCACAACGTCGTCACCTGGCCGGGCGGCAGCGAGTGCCTGGAGGTGTGGGTCTGGGACCGCGACCGGCCGTACCCGTCCGGCGAGCACCACCCGTCCGGCCGGCCACGCCCGGGCGCGCACTGCAACCCGGGCGGGAACGGCGTGCCCGAGGACCCGAACCACTGGCACCTGTCACGCCCGCCTCAGTGA
- a CDS encoding helix-turn-helix domain-containing protein, protein MEGTRERLITAAEELFAAQGVDAVSLREIVRSSGARNATALHYHFGDRDGLVRAVLAKHTPGVEAGRHILLDAYEAAGAPDVRALAGALVRPLAAKLADPAGGPSYLRLLADLANRPRPWIDPAAMEDPANSLFRWRALLTPLLDETSLQLHRRFVTYRFTITELARRAQAAPSADARLFTSHTVDLVAALLQASPSAETARLTAERPRS, encoded by the coding sequence GTGGAAGGCACCCGGGAACGGCTCATCACCGCAGCGGAGGAGCTGTTCGCCGCGCAGGGCGTCGACGCGGTCAGCCTCCGCGAGATAGTGCGCAGCTCGGGCGCGCGCAACGCGACGGCGCTGCACTACCACTTCGGCGACCGCGACGGGCTCGTCCGGGCCGTCCTCGCCAAGCACACGCCCGGCGTGGAGGCGGGGCGGCACATCCTCCTGGACGCTTACGAGGCGGCGGGGGCGCCCGACGTGCGCGCGCTGGCCGGGGCGCTGGTCCGCCCGCTCGCGGCCAAGCTCGCCGACCCCGCCGGCGGGCCGTCCTATCTGCGGCTGCTCGCCGACCTCGCCAACCGCCCGCGCCCCTGGATCGACCCGGCCGCGATGGAGGACCCCGCCAACAGCCTGTTCCGGTGGCGCGCGCTGCTGACGCCGCTGCTGGACGAGACCTCACTCCAGCTGCACCGCCGCTTCGTCACCTACCGGTTCACCATCACCGAGCTGGCTCGGCGCGCCCAGGCCGCGCCGAGCGCCGACGCGCGGCTGTTCACCAGCCACACCGTCGACCTCGTGGCCGCGCTGCTCCAGGCGTCGCCGTCGGCGGAGACCGCCAGGCTCACCGCGGAACGGCCCAGGTCCTGA
- a CDS encoding acyl-CoA dehydrogenase family protein: MWDFSTDPEFQQKLDWMDAFIRDEVEPLELVWGGKVHQGLKGDLRPIIEPLKDKVKEQGLWACHLGAELGGQGYGQLKLALMNELIGRSHLASFVFGCQAPDTGNAEIIAMFGTEDQKKRYLEPLLDGRCFSAFSMTEQTGGADPRTFKCAAFPDGDGWIIRGEKYFTSNADIADFLIVMAVTDPDADPRRRMSMFLVPTDTPGIEILRNVATMGERSGQGHHAHIRYNDVKVGGDALLGERGGAFAVSQARLGGGRIHHAMRTVAAVNLAFDMMCERALSREVYGGRPLASKQLVQATIADCHIQIQQFRLMILHTAWLIDQSSTKDARTQIAMCKVAAARVFHDVVYKAMHLHGALGVSSDTPLARLWQQAPLMGIMDGPTEVHQSSIARRLLADHEPSPTEWPTQYLPHRREAARAKYAGPAPT; this comes from the coding sequence ATGTGGGACTTCTCGACCGACCCCGAGTTCCAGCAGAAACTCGACTGGATGGACGCGTTCATCCGCGACGAGGTCGAACCCCTCGAACTCGTCTGGGGCGGCAAGGTCCACCAAGGGCTCAAGGGCGACCTGCGCCCGATCATCGAGCCGCTCAAGGACAAGGTGAAGGAACAGGGCCTGTGGGCCTGCCACCTCGGCGCCGAACTCGGCGGCCAGGGATACGGCCAGCTCAAGCTCGCCCTGATGAACGAGCTGATCGGCCGCTCCCACCTCGCCTCGTTCGTCTTCGGCTGCCAGGCCCCCGACACCGGCAACGCCGAGATCATCGCCATGTTCGGCACCGAGGACCAGAAGAAGCGCTACCTCGAGCCCCTGCTGGACGGCCGCTGCTTCAGCGCCTTCTCCATGACGGAGCAGACCGGCGGCGCCGACCCCCGCACGTTCAAGTGCGCCGCGTTCCCCGACGGCGACGGCTGGATCATCCGCGGAGAGAAGTACTTCACTTCCAACGCCGACATCGCCGACTTCCTCATCGTCATGGCGGTCACCGACCCCGACGCCGACCCGCGCAGGCGCATGTCGATGTTCCTCGTGCCGACCGACACGCCCGGCATCGAGATCCTGCGCAACGTCGCCACCATGGGCGAGCGGTCCGGCCAGGGCCACCACGCGCACATCCGCTACAACGACGTCAAGGTCGGCGGCGACGCGCTGCTCGGCGAGCGCGGCGGGGCCTTCGCGGTCTCCCAGGCCAGGCTCGGCGGCGGGCGCATCCACCACGCGATGCGCACGGTCGCCGCGGTCAACCTCGCCTTCGACATGATGTGCGAGCGGGCCCTGTCCCGCGAGGTCTACGGTGGCCGGCCGCTGGCCTCCAAGCAGCTCGTGCAGGCGACGATCGCCGACTGCCACATCCAGATCCAGCAGTTCCGGCTGATGATCCTGCACACCGCGTGGCTCATCGACCAGTCCTCCACCAAGGACGCCCGCACCCAGATCGCGATGTGCAAGGTCGCGGCCGCGCGCGTCTTCCACGACGTCGTCTACAAGGCGATGCACCTGCACGGCGCGCTGGGCGTCTCCAGCGACACCCCGCTGGCCCGGCTCTGGCAGCAGGCGCCTTTGATGGGCATCATGGACGGGCCCACCGAGGTGCACCAGAGCTCGATAGCGCGGCGCCTGCTCGCCGACCACGAGCCTTCCCCGACCGAATGGCCGACCCAGTACCTGCCCCACCGGCGCGAAGCCGCAAGGGCCAAGTACGCCGGTCCGGCCCCGACCTGA
- a CDS encoding phosphotransferase family protein — MTTPPEAVDLAVLASWMDEKGLPLGPIEDIKELGGGTQNILLRFRRGGTTYVLRRGPRHLRPRTNDVLRREARVLTALDGTGVPAPRIIAVCGNENVMGGAVFYLMTPVDGFNATTYLPDLHAGDASVRHRMGLEAVVALSKLGAVDHEAVGLADYGSPEGFLERQVPRWMSELEGYGKLDGYPGPEIPGLEHVASWLEDHRPSEWRPGVMHGDYHLANLMFSPTGPQVAAIVDWEMSTIGDPLLDLGWLLATWPVGDAVSIAGPLGAAGGLATRDELIAAYAERSTRNLDAVDWYEVLACFKLGIVLEGTHARACAGKAPKDTGDLLHAMTLGLFERARGITG, encoded by the coding sequence ATGACCACCCCGCCGGAAGCCGTCGACCTCGCCGTACTCGCCTCCTGGATGGACGAGAAGGGCCTGCCCCTCGGGCCCATCGAGGACATCAAGGAGCTGGGCGGCGGCACCCAGAACATCCTGCTGCGGTTCCGGCGGGGCGGCACCACGTACGTGCTGCGCCGCGGGCCGCGGCACCTGCGCCCGCGCACCAACGACGTGCTGCGCCGCGAGGCGCGCGTCCTCACCGCCCTGGACGGCACCGGCGTGCCCGCGCCGCGGATCATCGCGGTCTGCGGGAACGAGAACGTCATGGGCGGCGCGGTCTTCTACCTGATGACGCCCGTCGACGGGTTCAACGCGACCACGTACCTGCCCGACCTCCACGCCGGTGACGCCTCGGTGCGGCACCGGATGGGCCTCGAGGCCGTCGTCGCGCTGTCGAAGCTCGGCGCGGTCGACCACGAGGCCGTCGGGCTGGCCGACTACGGCTCGCCCGAGGGGTTCCTGGAACGCCAGGTGCCACGCTGGATGAGCGAGCTCGAGGGCTACGGCAAGCTCGACGGCTACCCGGGGCCGGAGATCCCGGGTCTGGAGCACGTCGCGTCCTGGCTGGAGGACCACCGGCCGTCCGAGTGGCGGCCGGGCGTCATGCACGGCGACTACCACCTGGCGAACCTGATGTTCTCACCGACCGGGCCCCAGGTGGCGGCGATCGTCGACTGGGAGATGTCGACCATCGGCGACCCGCTGCTCGACCTCGGCTGGCTGCTGGCGACCTGGCCGGTCGGCGACGCGGTCTCGATCGCCGGTCCGCTCGGCGCGGCGGGCGGCCTGGCCACCCGGGACGAGCTGATCGCCGCCTACGCGGAGCGCAGCACCAGGAACCTCGACGCCGTCGACTGGTACGAGGTGCTCGCCTGCTTCAAGCTCGGCATCGTCCTGGAGGGCACGCATGCCCGCGCCTGCGCGGGCAAGGCCCCCAAGGACACCGGCGACCTCCTGCACGCGATGACCCTCGGCCTGTTCGAGCGGGCCCGCGGCATCACCGGCTGA
- a CDS encoding sensor histidine kinase gives MSARRRAATAPASDGEAPAPVPNATEARRRGRRGPRTVRARIATVLAVPTLLFVGVAGFGVLGQPAVLRDAAATARNIALVLSAQDLDHALQRERGLSVGLIGGERGYRADLARARTGSDAARSALEDLLTETGSAEAARIRAALTPSAEFAAQRGAVDAVRTTKAEVFAFYTSAIATLDEAAFAGGAGQDHPRLRTGLAALRALSAGKEATGQERGALNGVFATGRFGEGEYAQVAEIRARRIAGFAEFTRLAEPAWAQRFASAQHAQQGAAMLAFEQRALADPTARLRIRPENWWNSATGFIDALYEVQRQVAGDVRAWAAEVEADARIALLRYGGGVLAVLLMAVALGLTTFRSIIRPLRLLTTEAHGAAEQRLPAAVAGIQAADDPDAVVLAHSRALRGRRAAEPTELAEFTEITAALDHLQETAVRLAVEQAVMRRNTAESLADLGRRNQNLVRRQLGFISTLEKEEADPNQLANLFELDHLATRMRRNAESLLVLVGEHSPRRWTGAVPVGDVLRSAFAEVEDYRRVLLRRVDDGLVRGTIAAELSHLLAELVENALSFSPPDQEVEVSARVTGAEYQIAIVDQGIGMSPEALAEANARLAGRRSFLMRPTRDLGHYVVGRLADRLGVRVWLHESPLNGVTARIVLPGALLGGPEPQAGPVPEPVAVGAGSAADLAVASRPAVPTGQTAPAGRTAGGLAKRPPRSPGGHRRRAAPEQPSGQAPAAADRTPGEVQSMLNGLRSGFRRAEPDRATEPGAGRRIPAEHDEAGQGSAERHRNAPGHPGSERRAGR, from the coding sequence ATGAGCGCGCGGAGGCGCGCGGCGACCGCACCGGCCTCGGACGGAGAGGCACCCGCGCCCGTCCCGAACGCCACGGAGGCCCGGCGGCGCGGGCGCCGGGGGCCGCGCACCGTCCGCGCGCGGATCGCGACGGTGCTCGCGGTGCCGACGCTGCTCTTCGTGGGCGTGGCGGGCTTCGGGGTGCTCGGCCAGCCGGCGGTCCTGCGGGACGCCGCAGCGACCGCGCGCAACATAGCGCTGGTGCTGTCCGCGCAGGACCTCGACCACGCGCTCCAGCGCGAACGAGGCCTGAGCGTGGGGCTCATCGGCGGCGAGCGCGGCTACCGCGCCGATCTCGCGCGGGCCCGCACCGGGTCCGACGCGGCGAGGTCGGCACTGGAGGACCTGCTCACCGAAACCGGCTCGGCCGAAGCCGCCCGGATCCGCGCGGCCCTCACCCCGTCGGCGGAGTTCGCCGCCCAGCGCGGCGCCGTCGACGCGGTTCGCACCACCAAGGCGGAGGTCTTCGCCTTCTACACCTCCGCGATCGCCACGCTCGACGAGGCGGCGTTCGCCGGTGGCGCCGGGCAGGACCACCCGCGGCTCCGCACCGGGCTCGCCGCACTGCGCGCGCTCAGCGCGGGCAAGGAGGCCACCGGGCAGGAGCGCGGCGCGCTCAACGGCGTGTTCGCGACGGGGCGGTTCGGCGAAGGAGAGTACGCACAGGTCGCGGAGATCCGTGCACGGCGGATCGCCGGTTTCGCGGAGTTCACCAGGCTGGCCGAGCCCGCGTGGGCGCAGCGGTTCGCCTCGGCGCAGCACGCCCAGCAGGGCGCCGCGATGCTGGCGTTCGAGCAGCGGGCTCTCGCCGACCCCACCGCGCGCCTGCGGATCCGCCCAGAGAACTGGTGGAACTCCGCGACCGGGTTCATCGACGCGCTCTACGAGGTGCAGCGGCAGGTCGCCGGGGACGTCCGGGCATGGGCCGCCGAGGTCGAGGCCGACGCGCGCATCGCCCTCCTGCGCTACGGCGGCGGCGTGCTCGCGGTCCTGCTCATGGCCGTGGCCCTCGGGCTGACCACGTTCCGGTCGATCATCCGGCCGCTGCGGCTGCTGACCACCGAGGCGCACGGCGCGGCCGAGCAGCGGCTGCCCGCGGCGGTCGCGGGAATCCAGGCGGCGGACGACCCGGACGCCGTCGTGCTGGCGCACTCCCGGGCCCTGCGCGGCCGGCGCGCGGCGGAACCGACCGAACTGGCTGAGTTCACCGAGATCACCGCGGCCCTCGACCACCTCCAAGAGACCGCGGTGCGGCTCGCGGTCGAGCAGGCCGTGATGCGCCGCAACACCGCCGAGTCGCTGGCCGACCTGGGCCGCCGCAACCAGAACCTGGTACGCCGCCAGCTCGGCTTCATCTCCACCCTGGAGAAGGAGGAGGCCGATCCCAACCAGCTCGCGAACCTCTTCGAACTGGACCACCTTGCCACCCGGATGCGCCGCAACGCCGAGTCGCTGCTCGTCCTCGTCGGGGAGCACAGTCCACGCCGCTGGACCGGCGCGGTCCCCGTCGGAGACGTCCTGCGGTCGGCGTTCGCAGAGGTCGAGGACTACCGGCGGGTCCTGCTGCGCCGCGTCGACGACGGCCTCGTGCGCGGCACGATCGCCGCGGAGCTCTCCCACCTCCTCGCCGAGCTGGTGGAGAACGCCCTGTCCTTCTCCCCGCCCGACCAGGAGGTCGAGGTGTCGGCCCGGGTGACGGGCGCGGAGTACCAGATCGCGATCGTCGACCAGGGCATCGGCATGTCGCCCGAGGCACTCGCCGAGGCCAACGCCCGGCTGGCCGGGCGGCGGAGCTTCCTCATGCGGCCGACGCGCGATCTCGGCCACTACGTGGTCGGCAGGCTGGCCGACCGGCTGGGCGTCCGGGTCTGGCTGCACGAGTCGCCGCTCAACGGGGTCACCGCCCGGATCGTGCTGCCCGGCGCTCTGCTGGGCGGGCCCGAGCCGCAGGCCGGGCCGGTGCCCGAGCCCGTGGCGGTCGGCGCGGGCTCCGCCGCGGACCTCGCCGTGGCGTCCCGGCCCGCGGTGCCGACGGGCCAGACGGCTCCGGCCGGGCGGACCGCGGGCGGCCTGGCCAAACGACCTCCCCGCTCCCCCGGCGGGCACCGGCGCCGGGCCGCGCCGGAGCAGCCGAGCGGGCAGGCACCCGCGGCGGCCGACCGGACTCCCGGCGAGGTCCAGTCGATGCTCAACGGCCTGCGGTCGGGCTTCCGGCGGGCCGAGCCGGACCGTGCCACGGAGCCCGGCGCGGGACGGCGCATCCCGGCAGAGCACGACGAGGCAGGCCAAGGCTCAGCAGAGCGCCACAGGAACGCTCCCGGCCACCCGGGTTCGGAAAGGAGAGCTGGACGATGA
- a CDS encoding roadblock/LC7 domain-containing protein, whose amino-acid sequence MTQTASEVQSFTWLLANFVRATDGVADAVAVSSDGLLMARSAGLDRKGRSGCPRSSPD is encoded by the coding sequence ATGACGCAGACGGCATCGGAGGTGCAGTCCTTCACCTGGCTGCTCGCCAACTTCGTACGTGCCACCGACGGCGTCGCCGACGCGGTCGCCGTCTCCTCCGACGGGCTGCTCATGGCCCGCTCCGCGGGGCTGGACCGCAAGGGTCGGAGCGGCTGTCCGCGATCGTCTCCGGACTGA
- a CDS encoding roadblock/LC7 domain-containing protein, with product MTSLARSASHEYGFEGMRLVMVEMRRGFLLVSSISDGSCLGVVATADCDLGLVGHEIALLCERFGGLLTPQIVARLKHEALR from the coding sequence CTGACGAGCCTCGCCCGCAGCGCGTCCCACGAGTACGGGTTCGAGGGCATGCGGCTGGTGATGGTGGAGATGCGGCGCGGCTTCCTGCTCGTGTCGTCCATCTCGGACGGCAGCTGTCTGGGCGTCGTGGCGACCGCCGACTGCGACCTCGGCCTGGTCGGCCACGAGATCGCCCTGTTGTGCGAGCGGTTCGGCGGGCTGCTCACCCCGCAGATCGTCGCCCGGCTCAAGCACGAGGCGCTCCGATGA
- a CDS encoding DUF742 domain-containing protein: protein MSGRDENGPRLPDPRMIEIREERRRPVLPGTPTVPVPRDGAEEESGSFVRPFIVTGGRTRPVDERLRVETLVSAAPAALSAPLTFERRRIVELCQRPVSVAEVAGRLRVPIGVARVLIADLVSERLATVHDRADPQDLRSRELLERIREGVRAL from the coding sequence ATGAGCGGGCGCGACGAGAACGGGCCGCGGCTGCCCGATCCGCGCATGATCGAGATCCGGGAGGAGCGGCGCCGCCCCGTCCTGCCCGGGACGCCGACCGTGCCGGTGCCGCGGGACGGCGCCGAGGAGGAGTCCGGCTCCTTCGTCCGGCCGTTCATCGTGACGGGCGGGCGGACCCGTCCGGTGGACGAGCGCCTGCGGGTGGAGACCCTGGTCAGCGCGGCGCCCGCCGCACTGTCCGCGCCGCTGACGTTCGAGCGGCGCCGCATCGTCGAGCTGTGCCAGCGGCCCGTCTCGGTGGCCGAGGTCGCCGGGCGGCTCCGCGTCCCGATCGGGGTGGCGCGGGTGCTGATCGCCGATCTGGTGTCCGAACGGCTGGCCACCGTCCATGACCGGGCGGACCCGCAGGACCTGCGGTCCAGGGAACTGCTGGAAAGGATCCGTGAAGGTGTCCGCGCCCTCTGA
- a CDS encoding GTP-binding protein produces the protein MSAPSEPSPLSAKIIISGGFGVGKTTFVGAISEIEPLTTEAAMTDASAGIDDTTGVERKTTTTVAFDFGRVTLDRSLVLYLFGTPGQERFAFLWDDLIEGAIGAVVLVDTRRIDQCYPSLDFFEDMGVPFAVGVNRFPDAEHFEVEEVREALGLPGHVPLVACDARRRDSVKEVVIALLDSAITAGAH, from the coding sequence GTGTCCGCGCCCTCTGAACCGTCGCCGCTGTCGGCGAAGATCATCATCTCGGGCGGATTCGGGGTCGGGAAGACCACGTTCGTCGGCGCCATCTCCGAGATCGAGCCGCTCACCACCGAGGCCGCCATGACCGACGCGTCGGCGGGCATCGACGACACGACGGGCGTCGAACGCAAAACGACGACCACCGTGGCGTTCGACTTCGGCCGCGTCACCCTGGACCGTTCCCTGGTGCTGTACCTGTTCGGCACGCCCGGACAGGAGCGGTTCGCCTTCCTGTGGGACGACCTCATCGAAGGGGCGATCGGCGCCGTCGTGCTGGTCGACACCCGCAGGATCGACCAGTGCTACCCGTCCCTGGACTTCTTCGAGGACATGGGCGTCCCCTTCGCCGTCGGCGTCAACCGGTTCCCCGACGCCGAGCACTTCGAGGTCGAGGAGGTACGCGAGGCGCTCGGGCTGCCCGGCCACGTGCCCCTGGTCGCCTGTGACGCGCGGCGCCGCGACTCGGTGAAGGAGGTCGTCATCGCCCTGCTCGACAGCGCCATCACCGCGGGTGCCCACTGA
- a CDS encoding CaiB/BaiF CoA transferase family protein, translating to MSAGGRPLEGFLVLDFTQVVAGPLAAMILADLGARVIKIEPPQGDAARQLGPNPKRGYLGGMFETYNRDKESIVLNLTDEADRARALELVDRADVLLESSRVGVMDRLGLGAEAMTERNPRLVYASITGYGERGPNAERGGVDMSLQGETGWMSITGEPDGPPTKLGAVPIDVSTGHVAAQGILAALLGRTRHGKGEIVRVSLFDVGCHLHAHDFTDYLMMGWTARRTGNFPAVTAPAGVYETADGSLVLAAYMPHHWKAALAVFDDSRLEDPAFASMRDRVMHRETLVPILQSILKTRPTAEWVARFDAARLTTGEVRDTGQAADSDQFAAAELALEFGGAEGRDVRTLRTPARFASFGPREHARAPQLDGDRDDVLTWLND from the coding sequence ATGAGCGCAGGCGGCAGGCCGTTGGAGGGCTTCCTGGTCCTGGACTTCACGCAGGTCGTCGCGGGCCCCCTCGCCGCGATGATCCTCGCCGATCTCGGCGCCCGCGTGATCAAGATCGAGCCGCCGCAGGGCGACGCGGCCCGCCAGCTCGGGCCGAACCCCAAGCGCGGCTACCTCGGCGGCATGTTCGAGACCTACAACCGGGACAAGGAGTCCATCGTCCTCAACCTGACGGACGAGGCGGACCGGGCCCGCGCGCTCGAACTCGTCGACAGGGCGGACGTGCTCCTGGAGTCCTCCCGCGTCGGCGTCATGGACCGGCTCGGGCTCGGCGCCGAGGCGATGACGGAGCGGAACCCGCGCCTGGTCTACGCGTCCATCACCGGGTACGGCGAGCGGGGCCCGAACGCCGAGCGTGGCGGCGTCGACATGTCGCTCCAGGGCGAGACCGGCTGGATGTCGATCACCGGTGAGCCCGACGGCCCGCCCACCAAGCTCGGCGCGGTCCCCATCGACGTGTCCACCGGCCATGTCGCCGCGCAGGGGATCCTCGCGGCGCTCCTCGGCAGGACCCGGCACGGCAAGGGCGAGATCGTCCGGGTGTCGCTGTTCGACGTCGGCTGCCACCTGCACGCGCACGACTTCACCGACTACCTGATGATGGGCTGGACGGCCCGCCGTACCGGCAACTTCCCTGCGGTCACCGCCCCCGCGGGCGTCTACGAGACCGCCGACGGCTCTCTCGTCCTCGCCGCCTACATGCCGCACCACTGGAAGGCGGCTCTGGCGGTGTTCGACGACTCCCGCCTGGAGGACCCGGCTTTCGCGTCCATGCGCGACAGGGTGATGCACCGGGAGACGCTGGTGCCGATCCTCCAGTCGATCCTCAAGACCCGGCCGACCGCCGAGTGGGTCGCCCGCTTCGACGCGGCGCGCCTCACCACCGGCGAGGTCCGCGACACCGGGCAGGCCGCGGACTCCGACCAGTTCGCCGCCGCGGAACTCGCCCTGGAGTTCGGCGGCGCCGAGGGCCGGGACGTCCGCACGCTGCGCACGCCCGCCCGGTTCGCCTCGTTCGGCCCGCGCGAGCACGCCCGCGCGCCGCAGCTCGACGGCGACCGCGACGACGTGCTGACCTGGCTCAACGACTGA
- a CDS encoding LysR family transcriptional regulator, with product MASEAGLQLSLSRVTCFLAVAEHGSFIEAAEHLRLAQPWVSTQVRHLERDLGVRLFDRARRRIRLTDEGARLLPAARRLVEAARDLAAEAQVVRRSQDGLRIGAPFYTTRYPGRRRVVSRFMAAHPGIPVHLDYHWTPRLLDLLRDGSLDLAFASEPFDATGLRTYVVDTLVQAVSAPDGHPLASDSGPLTLADLAGHSVATFDRALNPALYDARYAALRDAGALLVTGPEAMPDALSSFATERGLLTYGEFPAPLRTRYRGTVIRPLTPAPSPTSLRLVMLPRSPNPSTHLFWTEATGQDAPDA from the coding sequence ATGGCGTCAGAGGCCGGTCTCCAGCTCAGCCTTTCGCGGGTCACGTGCTTCCTCGCGGTGGCCGAGCACGGCTCGTTCATCGAGGCGGCCGAGCACCTGCGGCTCGCCCAGCCGTGGGTGTCCACCCAGGTCCGCCACCTCGAACGGGATCTCGGGGTGCGCCTGTTCGACCGCGCCCGCCGGCGCATCCGCCTCACCGACGAGGGCGCCCGCCTCCTGCCCGCCGCGCGGCGCCTCGTCGAGGCGGCCCGCGACCTCGCCGCCGAGGCCCAGGTCGTGCGGCGCAGCCAGGACGGCCTCCGCATCGGCGCGCCCTTCTACACCACGCGCTATCCGGGAAGGCGCCGTGTCGTCTCGAGGTTCATGGCCGCGCACCCCGGCATCCCCGTCCACCTCGACTACCACTGGACGCCGCGCCTCCTCGACCTGCTCCGCGACGGGTCGCTCGATCTCGCCTTCGCCTCCGAACCCTTCGACGCCACCGGCCTGCGCACCTACGTCGTCGACACCCTCGTCCAGGCCGTCTCCGCCCCCGACGGCCACCCCCTGGCCTCGGACTCCGGCCCCCTCACCCTGGCCGACCTCGCCGGCCACTCCGTCGCCACCTTCGACCGCGCCCTCAACCCCGCCCTCTACGACGCCCGGTACGCCGCCCTCCGTGACGCCGGAGCCCTCCTCGTCACCGGCCCCGAAGCCATGCCGGACGCCCTCAGCTCGTTCGCCACCGAACGCGGCCTCCTCACCTACGGCGAGTTCCCCGCCCCCCTCCGCACCCGCTACCGCGGCACCGTCATCCGCCCCCTCACCCCCGCCCCCTCCCCGACCTCCCTCCGCCTCGTCATGCTCCCCCGTTCCCCCAACCCCTCGACCCACCTCTTCTGGACCGAGGCCACCGGCCAGGACGCGCCGGACGCCTGA